The DNA region CTGTCATCTACATGCGAAAAATTCCAAAGTTCGTTTCCGGAATTGGCGCGTTAAGTGAAGCGCTTAAACTGAGTCCTAGCACATCTCTAGTATCAACTGGATCGATAACACCGTCGTCCCATAACctataaaacaatatatacatatatacagacCAGTGGTACGTGTGTGCGTCgactgatgatggctaacagttgttagccgaaacgtcgctcctcaaatacaatcattctgatatagaatttttcaattttggcttcgttattgtgggatttctctcgtcatcatcatacacggatattgtgtatctacTCGTCTaaacgtgtgtgtgtgtcttgtagtaatgataatattggACTGACGGCTGAGATGTAGCACGTACCTAGCACTGGAGAAATAAGGACTTCCTTCggcttcatatttctgtatgaccGGATCTTTTAAAGCTTtttcttcatcttcattccactaaaaaatatcataaaaacaATCGCTTTCACATGTGAACTCGTCAGGACCTCGACCTCTCATCGATTGTGGCTGATGATATAGTTACCTCTTTaccctctctctttctctgtTCTCTAGTGATTTGAGCGAGTACGTTCGCAGCTTGTTCACCACCCATTACTGATATACGAGCATTTGGCCACATGAACATAAACCGCGGACTAAACatgagaaaaaataattacaactAAATCTTACTAAGGCTGAATACATTTGTCATCTGggtaagtcgtcacattactgaagtcatctctattctTAGATATACAACTTATAAGttgtcatttggataagtcgccAGATTACTGAAGCCATCTCTAATTTTCAGAGtctgtatttctaattcaatttactaagtatGAGTCGTCATTTGGAAATAAGAGtcatcacattactgaagtcatctctatttttgagtctatTTGTGAATTTACTCAGTGTAAGTCATCAATATCATGATTGTTGACACTATGTTAATGCAGAGTTTCGCTGTAATGCACATAAAACTAATAGCACACTCACCCGTAAGCTCGGCCGCACATTCCATAGTTTCCTGCTCCGTAAGAACCTCCGACTATCACAGTGAATTTAGGAACTTTAGCGCAAGCAACAGCAGTTACCATCTTAGCGCCGTGCTTCGCGATACCGCCAGCTTCGGCCTCTCTTCCAACCATAAAACCTTTTAACGCAACAACAAGAATTGTGAAAACCACTAGTCATCAGCAaagtgaaaatagattattgaagataattcagTACTTTACCTGTGATGTTCTGTAAGAATATCAGAGGTATGTTTCTTTTGCTGCAAATTTCTATAAAATGCGTTCCCTGCAAACAGACGAACAAAACTCCATGTATTGTAAGAGcggaattgaaatttggagaGAATTCAGGAATATTTAAGAGGTTTTTATACCTTTAAAGCTGATTCGGCAAATAATACACCATTATTACCAACAATACCGACAGGGTAGCCCCATAGTCGAGCAAaacctgaaataaataaacaaacagtTATCCCAGGGTCCCTATAGATGGATATGAAGAGTTGGAAAGgagataatttcaaattttgaggagTTTCTGCATCACTATCATATCCAATTAACAGTAGACTCCTTAATCAACCTGAAACCTGTAATTCCATTTAGGCATAGTTTACTGCAAACTAGATTAAAATTTCTTGTTGCCTTTTTCTCAGAATGGAAGGattttaaaggagtttcaagaagCATCTTTgaaagcattttctgtttttaaggaatcaaggagtcgtatgGACGTTCAAATAATAATGAGACACATaggtcaaatatttcaatcaccTGTTACCAGTGTATCTCCATACATGGCTTTAAACTCATCGAATTTACTGCCATCGACAATTCTAGCGATCACTTCTCGTATGTCGAACGTTTTCTTCAGATTCTCGCTGACGATTCCGTATAATTCATCAGCTGCATGAATCGGCGATTCGGGTTCTTCAATCGTTACCTAGTAACAAGCGTATTATTggattttgattaatttcaactCAGTCTCGAGAATGatttaatatgatatttttcaaactgACTTGTGGATTTTTTTTGTAGTTGAGATTTTTGATAGCTCTTCTCGCTAAATGCAAAGCGTGTTGGTCGTCTATAGCATAGTGGTCAGTTACACCGGACttactgaaaatacaaatttaaatACAAGTTACTGCTGAGCACTCTTACGATGAGTATTTTTAGCAGGTAAGACTTTTGTTGTTAAATCACTGAGTTGGCCGGTACTGATGTGTTCTGCCTGAATAAGATGGTTTCAGTAGGATTTGAACCCATAACCTCTCGACTGTTACTCTCTTTAACACCTTATCCACCAAGCCACAACACAGGATTTTGAAGGccaaaatacaaatcaaatcaacattGTTTCTGATTTGAAATCGACACAGATTTATAGACGCATATTTTACCTGCAATGTAAATTAGCTCCGCCTAAATCCTCAGCGGAGACTGTTTCACCGGTAGCTGCCTTTACCTGATGAGAAAAAACACCAAACATTTAAAACCTGAACATAAAATGCCAGGGCcaggtttcatagactgagtatcaaagttatccctaggggtaaatccacaatctgggtgacaaccatcatagtaacaatgagaaaccatggatATAACTtgacgaatttcaaaatgttcccagggactatttttcttccacatctgGATTATTGGTTACTTGAATCACTGCATAAGATTGACTATTTTTTATAAGACTTACGAGAGGTGGCCCGGCCAGGAAAATTGTGCCCTGTTTTTTTACGATGATGCTCTCGTCAGCCATGGCTGGTACGTAGGCCCCGCCCGCCGTACAGCTGCCCATCACTACAGCTATCTGAGGAATTCCTAACGACGACATGTTCGCTTGATTGTAGAATATCCGTCCGAAATGATCTCGATCTGGAAACACGTCGGCTTGACGAGGTAAATTAGCACCTCCGGAATCAACTGTAAATAATCACATCAATTTAAactctccatttatataacCATCAAACAGGGTGGCGCCAGTTACTACAAATTACAATTATCTGAGActtttacacaaaattccctgagtgtAAGTGAATCAGAGagatttttttagatttaaaaattcagttcaattatcattgaatcacgtattgttaaagaaacacgtggtcaatagcattatcaGAATTCCCTCCCGAGTTctccaggtttttggtaaaatttgtcaaactCCCGGAATTTTTCTGATTCACACAGTTTTCCAGGTTAGCGGCGCCACCCCGCTAAACACATTAAACAATACACACCTAAATAAATGCATGGAAGATGATTTTGTTGAGCTATTTCCTGAGCGCGTAGatgtttcttcacagttatCGGATAGTAAGAGCCTCCCTTGACAGTCGGGTCATTCGCTACTATCATACATTCAACTCTacaccaaaaacaaaaaaattaataaattacttATCATAACACGATTTAGAAAGAATCAAATCTAAAACGATGATATTAGTTTTACCCAGAGACGCGACCGATTCCCGAAATGATTCCACCGGCCGGCACGTCCTCTTTACCATACAGCTCATAACCGGCTAACTGTGACATCTCCAGAAACGGCGAACCTGGATCTAATAGGCTGGTTATACGATCGCGTGGTAACATCTTACCTCGCGATGTCTGTCTCAATCTCGCTTTCTCACCGCCACCTATTGGAGATTATATACATCACACAGCTCGATTTCGACAATCAGAGTAACGGCCTAAAACCGACGGATCAGAATTTCGCGCCTACCTTGAACAATTCTGGATacatttgatttcaattcgtCGACGATCTCCTTCATTCGGCCAtaattactcttaaaatagaaaaaatatttcagctcagaaaaaaaaaccatgcTTGCTACTGACCCTGTCCCTGCTGAACAAACTCCAATCCAGACTGAAGAAATAGGCAAAACTTTAAATCGATCGATCGATGTCCGGCGGGACGTACCTGATATTGTTGCGAGTTGTACTCTGGTTTGGTACCGATCGTTGGACAGCGATCCACGTGATATAATCTACTTCTCAAACTGACAGTTCGGGCAATTAAAACACAACCAGTTCTAAAAACAGGCGACGATGACGGAATCATCCTGCAACAAACAAACTTTACTGTACGGCAAATTTTTCCTACAACTTACGATATACAACCTACGACATCATGACTACCGTCCGCTAGCGCCACCTCAGGGTATTTGTATGGACACCGGTACCGGACTATTGATTGATTACTCGGACTACTGGCGTTGCTGGCAGCGTCTATAAATACTTATTGCACCGCCAGGCATTTAAGGATTTTTGCCGAAGTATTGCTACTCCGTCCAGCGCCCATAGTGGACACTTATGAGGCCTTTTTATGAACCagcaaaatcgaaatagattAGCTATATAGATTATATAGCCGATTAGTGTCAATTAGCATAACCGGGtatgttggttgataaaaacgccaggtagaaaatattcaattatggCCTACTCAGCAGCGACTTCTACCGAGAACACCATATCGGTTGGATTAGATAATCGGCATACTTGCTCGCCGAGCGAGTATGCTGAGTATGCTAATCGATTATGATAAccaatgttcataaaaatgacggattatgacataatccatgctcataaaaacgttttgcatACTCGAATATACTAATCGAGTGTTCATAAAAAGGCCTATGGTCAGCTAATGAGAGTAAGCACAGGGAAGCGAGTTATACCGTCGGCGCTAGTCGATAAATAGTATGACCGGAAATGTGATAATTTTGCGATTTGCTCGAGATTTTTCGTTTTCAACTGCTTATTTATCAAATGTGAGTtgaattgatagtttgaaaacAGTTGATATGGAATTTAGAGACTGTTCAGAATAAGATGCAGTAGTTGTCATCAAACTGAAATAAACGGAAACTCATCAGGTTTTACGATATATTTCCCCGACCCCATCTGATGACAATTCGTACCCTGCATATATACAACGTGTCCCCACATTTCGACAAGCTATTTACAAATCCTACTTAACTGAATCATATATTTTCCTGTTTATCATCTGACTATTTTCTGTTTGACATCAGATTTGGATCTAGCTAGGGGCTGTAAGAACATAATTGTACTATTCCAGTATTCTGATAATGCTTCCACAAGCAGAGTTGTAAAATTTTGTTGGCAAGACGCGTATGAAATGTCCAGAAACTAACAACAGGATTTGAGCATAGTCCGGTATATTggaaaacttttaaaaatgagTTAATGAGCTACGTCATGAGTTGACTATGACATCAGTGATCTGATATAGTTTTTGAAAAGTAAGAACTATAGGCCGACAGCTGATACACTGTTGTAAAATTCATTGATGTTACGCAGTTTCAATTATGGCTTCATTtgttaaactataaactcTTTGTATCACTGTTTTTATAGCCCAACAGGACTGACAGATTTTCACGATGATGAGCTCTATGTGAGAAGTGTTTGATGAGTGTTAACTTCCGTCCATGTTTCTGTACCGTCCACTCTCGTCCACTTTCTCGTCCGACCAGATATCTGATGCAATATGAATAATGCTGAATACAGGTATGtcaaaaattcacaataatTTCGATGcagaattttattttattaattcGTTTATATTTCTTAACTCCTCATCTCTTAACTAGTAAATACACTTGGAACTATGATACTGCTGACGCGAGGACACGCCCGGGTCCGCGGGCTCAACCACCGCATACTGATGCGAGGAACGGCCCTTACTCTCAGGATACAGCTGATACACGGAGAATTGATCCTAACCCGCAAACTAATAACATTCCAGAAACAGTAAGTTGAATTTAATTCTTATTTTGGCAGAAAGTTGGATATTTTGATATCTCATTTGGATGGTACAgcagactccgctcaagtctgatcttttgacttgagagtgatatctgagttggatggtacagtagactccgctcaagtctgatcttttgacttgagagtgatatctgagttggatggtacagtagactccgctcaagtcagatcttttgacttgagagtgatatctgagttggatggtacagtagactccgctcaagtcagatcttttgataACTGAGTTAGATGATACATAATTCAAGGGTAAAAAATCCATGATTTGGTTGGATCTTGGACTGATTTTACTATATTTCTCAATTGTTCGGTGTTTATATTTAGAAAGTACGAACAAACATTCTGCATCAATCGCCAGAACAGTTGACAGGTTGTGATAAAATTACTGACATTCATTAATATCAAATCGCTTTATTTCGTCAGCCAGGAAATTTTACCAATTTGGTAAGTCAGTCTCAAAAATACCTTTaaaaagaagtttttttcGTATAACCTAGGAATGGAATCTATTTTCGATACTTTCGTTGTCATCGGTTGTGATTTGATTAGCGAAAATAAGAAGCCGTCGTAATTAAgggtaaatagttgatgtaaaTCAGAGGGAGTCTTATCCATACATTCCACTGTATATTACCAGTTCGATCAAATTACATATACACGTATAGTAAGAGTTCCTATTGTTTTAAATCACAGACCACAATGAGTCAGACTGCTAGTCGCGACTCTCGCAGTCTTACTGACTGACTCCTGGATGACTGGATAACTTTTCTTCCGATGAAGAATCAAGTTTAGTTTTCGGTTTTTGTCCGGTTTTGGAAGTCAGCGTTTTTTCGTTGAAGGAATACTGATTTCAGCAACAACGCGCCCTGGAGATTATTGTGTCTATTTTCGGCTTTCGACGAACTCACCTCACCTGCCTGAGCCTCCTTCTATATCAGCtgttcattatttcaatcattttatggTGAAACTTTAGTTCGATGATATCTCGCCAAAGTGTTTATACTTGACAAACTCGAACCCGGGAACACGACGTATCTGACTAACGCGCTATTGTCTCAGAAGTTCAAATTCTTCTAACTCTGTTTTACAAAGTCAATTGTTCTTATACTTGAAATTCATATTCAGGAAATTGAAACAGATTTAGGAAattgaaacagatttttcatTGCGCAGTTGAAGTTTGGACACTGGTTTAACTGTAGCGATTGTTGTAGGATTGATCGATTTTACGATGGCTCGAAAAAAGGATCAGAAAGAATCGAAAAATCTGCATTACTCTAAACGACTTGCGCCCCCTAGGGGTAGATACGGTCACCCGGTGGTGCCATCTAGAGGCAGATACGGTCACCCGGTGGCGCCCCCTAGAGGTAGACACGGTCACCCGGTCCCGTACTGGTATGGGTCGTTACCACATTTTCATTCGGCGTGGTGGGATTTCGAGGATAGTTTGAGAGAAGGTGAATGGACTTCGTCCCGGCACCGTTCGCCCTATTTACCGTACCCCAGCCCGCACGGACGCAGTAGGGTAGGTTtaactgaatttatttttgaactATGATCGTGTCGTAGCTGAGTTCAGAGTTTCAGAGGAATGTTAAACAGctgttgatataaatatcatatCGATATTTTACAGATATATCATATTACACACGAGCGGGCGTCGGTtacatttcaatatcaatttcactattctatgttgttgtatatatacatatggtAACCTTTAAAAAGGGAAACatttgttgaaaataaatgtttgaaaaacacTTTTTTAACAGTTTAATTTCgcatgtaatttattttgataattgctcgtatTAAACGTAAGGGAGGTGATTTTTAGAATATCGGTAAAATATTTCTACGATGAGACAGATGTTTTCGAAATGTTGAAGTGTTTTGTCAGGAGgtggagagagtgagagagagggggggtGACGTTGTTAAGTAATTTGTTTCTATCTGTTATTCTGTGTGTTGAGTAGTAGTAGTTGTCGATGTGATCAGAGTCCGGTGAACGAAATCTTCTTTGAAACCAGAATCAAAACTTTCTGTCGTCATCTTCGGGAAAACCATGATTTTCTGAATGCTCGAATTTTCGTCGTTGGTCGTCGGTATTTTTCGCCTGATATTATTTTCGATTATTTCGCGGCGTGTAATTTCGTGGATTTTacaccgacgacgacgaccgcTGCCACCAGGGGGAGACGCCGAGATGCCGTTTGCTAGGATCGTCTCGTTGTCGAGGTTGGATAGCGTGAGTTTATTGTCGCTACCGGTCGGAGAGATCACTCCGGATGATAAATCTCTTCAACACGGTTTAAATACTGATTCAGTTTCAAACTGTGAAGATAACCCTCTCTTGGAGCAGCTGTTCGATGAACGCTCATCCTCCAAATCGGATCATACGGAAATTCAGTTAAATTCTGGAGAGGAAGATGAGAAATTGATTCAAACTGTGACTCCTCTACCGGCGGAGTCGACTCCGGAAGTCGACTCCGAACAACGGGATACGTTGTTACCTGCTCTGAGCGTCTATACCGTTTTACCTGACCAGCACCAGGGGGAGACACCTGATGGAGGTATAATTTCGCCTCCGGTAGGATTTCGCACGTCGGAGGAGTCGATCCGTCTGCTCCCTTCACCTCCTCCGAATATCAATACTTTTCGATCGGTAAGAAATTTCAATCTCAATTTATTTCTTCGACGCTTGATTTTATCAAATGCAATAATAAGGGGGATATATAGTTGATGCTACGATATCAACTTGAATTCTGCATTTGAGAGATGTCTACTTTATAGCTAAATAGGACTTGACCAGACGCGGATCCAGAGTGGGGTTTCAGGGGTCGTGACCCCCCTGCTCAGCTAccaaaaaagttttttgtcattttcttgAAGAAGTTATGTACTCAAGACAAATCGGGCGGACAGTACCGGTACATAATCGGTACCCtatcatcttatgtttggccCAACAATATGCCGTCTAGGCCATCTATCAGAGATTTTAGTCAGCGGTTTAACATAAACATTCTTTATTAATCCCTTCTggaaaaaatcctggatccgcaCTTGTTGACTAGTCGAATGGGGTCCCTACATGAAAGGTAAAATAGACTGTGTCCTAGCTCGTCGTAGAATAGGGTCTGTAGGTAGAATAAGTTGTGTACTTGTATGAGTGATTATTGTTGAAAGCCTGGGACTCTCTTTCTCGATAGTCTAGTCCTACTGGGTGACGCTGTCACGTACAGTACTTTACAAACAATGGGCTCGTTCCAGGGTCTCgctgtaaaatatatatatctatatatatatatatatacacagtcCACGAGGTGTATTAATATACACACATGTAACAAGGAGTACTACAGACGATTACTACAACGCGTTGTAGTCTAATACTAATCATTTATAACTGagattataattcattatgGTATTAAACATATTTACTATATATCATTAGTGATTATGATCGGTGTTTTGTTTGGAGTCTGAGaatttgtgaatatttcaagCGTGTTCGCAGGGATTTATTATTGAGTTATGTCTACTATGAAGGTATTCAGGGATTATTTTAGATTAGTAGCTTTCCATTCATATTCGCTTAACTTTTTACTatgatacatatttttattacgTAGATGCTTTTTAACTGTTATCTGAGACACTAAGTTTATATAGAGGAACAGCTACTTTTTGAGAATACtgattttactgataatcaAAATAGGGATTAGAGAGAATAGAATTTATACGTGACATAGATTTGAATAGTGTAATATATGTCAATGTATAGATGTataattttttaaacattatcaaTATCAGTTACTTTAACTAGTATTTTAACTGTATTGGATATCATTAACTGTTCTACGTTTATGATAAGAcaattttaaataagattggaTTAGATACTATTTAATTAATCCATGACATGTGAattaacattttcaatttgaaaacattGTCAATATTGGTTATTTTTCTAACTAGTATTTTAACTGTAGGTATCGGATCATCCTGTTCCAATTTCACATGGAGAAACAGATAAACAATTTGTAAAGGGTTTGAGTATCTTATGATGTCATTATAtgttaaaatgaaatgtaatgaatttattagaaatggATCATGCATAAACACATATAACAGCGATGTGTGACGTACTACAGCAGTATTATAGGAAATATAATACttcaaaaatctattgaatGTTTAGAGTGTCAATGCAGCCCCCAGTCTATACACAACGACATTGctgttattcatttcaatttaaacAGTCGAAATATATCCAATTGAAGTTATTCGATTCAGGCAAATTTCTATGGAATTATTGTTCACTCGTGGTgcaattattgttttattcgaTGATTTCTTTACCCTGAGGATATGAGTAACATCTATATCAATCAATCTATACCTGTCTATCTCTCTCGAGGAAATGGcttcaattcatatttatttgtttatttcttgacCTGTCAGGTTTTCCTGAGATAGATATCACCTCACAACATCGAGAGAGTAAATATGAAGGTGTCCTAACACGTCCTGTATTCAAATTGACCTTATTTACTTTACTTTTAAATGGTTGAATTCTACTATAATTGGTGTCTATATCTCCGGGCTATGTTTGTGTAGGGGCTCGTTAGTATTATTCATGTAGTATGGATTTCATTGTCGCCGATCTAGAGCTAATGAGCGTAGAAAATTGTAATTCACATTTCTTAACAACTGTTTTTCACGCTGTTCTGTGAAATT from Tubulanus polymorphus chromosome 12, tnTubPoly1.2, whole genome shotgun sequence includes:
- the LOC141913911 gene encoding methylcrotonoyl-CoA carboxylase beta chain, mitochondrial-like, which produces MIPSSSPVFRTGCVLIARTVSLRSRLYHVDRCPTIGTKPEYNSQQYQSNYGRMKEIVDELKSNVSRIVQGGGEKARLRQTSRGKMLPRDRITSLLDPGSPFLEMSQLAGYELYGKEDVPAGGIISGIGRVSGVECMIVANDPTVKGGSYYPITVKKHLRAQEIAQQNHLPCIYLVDSGGANLPRQADVFPDRDHFGRIFYNQANMSSLGIPQIAVVMGSCTAGGAYVPAMADESIIVKKQGTIFLAGPPLVKAATGETVSAEDLGGANLHCSKSGVTDHYAIDDQHALHLARRAIKNLNYKKNPQVTIEEPESPIHAADELYGIVSENLKKTFDIREVIARIVDGSKFDEFKAMYGDTLVTGFARLWGYPVGIVGNNGVLFAESALKGTHFIEICSKRNIPLIFLQNITGFMVGREAEAGGIAKHGAKMVTAVACAKVPKFTVIVGGSYGAGNYGMCGRAYGPRFMFMWPNARISVMGGEQAANVLAQITREQRKREGKEWNEDEEKALKDPVIQKYEAEGSPYFSSARLWDDGVIDPVDTRDVLGLSLSASLNAPIPETNFGIFRM